A region of Myxococcus stipitatus DSM 14675 DNA encodes the following proteins:
- the fghA gene encoding S-formylglutathione hydrolase: MTVAPTLVSQHRCFDGTVGFYKHVSEACGGEMRFGVFVPPQARERKVPVLYYLAGLTCTEETFLMKGGAQRMAAELGVMLVAPDTSPRGAGYPGEEASWDFGVGAGFYLDATQAPWSARYRMGTYVTRELPALISEHFPARADREGIFGHSMGGHGALVCALRNPGRYRSVSAFAPIAAPMRVPWGLKAFQGYLGEDTAAWRAYDATELIRAAKAHLPPLLVDQGTADKFLQEQLKPELLREACAATGQPLTLRIHEGYDHGYYFVSTFMEDHLRHHAAALNA; this comes from the coding sequence ATGACGGTGGCCCCCACCTTGGTGAGCCAGCATCGGTGCTTCGATGGCACCGTGGGCTTCTACAAGCACGTGTCCGAGGCCTGCGGTGGCGAGATGCGCTTCGGCGTCTTCGTCCCGCCCCAGGCCCGGGAGCGCAAGGTGCCGGTGCTCTACTACCTCGCCGGGCTCACGTGCACGGAGGAGACCTTCCTCATGAAGGGGGGCGCGCAGCGCATGGCCGCGGAGCTGGGCGTCATGCTGGTGGCTCCCGACACCAGTCCTCGCGGCGCGGGCTACCCCGGAGAGGAGGCCTCCTGGGACTTCGGCGTCGGCGCGGGCTTCTACCTGGACGCCACCCAGGCGCCGTGGTCCGCGCGGTACCGGATGGGCACCTACGTCACGCGGGAGCTGCCCGCGTTGATCTCCGAGCACTTCCCTGCCCGGGCAGACCGCGAGGGCATCTTCGGCCACTCGATGGGAGGGCACGGCGCGCTGGTGTGCGCGCTGCGGAACCCGGGGCGCTATCGCTCCGTGTCGGCCTTCGCGCCCATCGCCGCGCCCATGCGCGTGCCGTGGGGCCTCAAGGCATTCCAGGGCTACCTGGGCGAGGACACCGCGGCCTGGCGCGCGTATGACGCCACGGAGCTGATTCGCGCGGCGAAGGCACACCTTCCGCCGCTGCTCGTGGACCAGGGGACGGCGGACAAGTTCCTCCAGGAGCAGCTCAAGCCGGAGTTGCTTCGCGAGGCCTGCGCGGCCACGGGACAGCCGCTCACGCTGCGCATCCATGAGGGCTATGACCACGGTTACTACTTCGTCTCCACGTTCATGGAGGACCACCTGCGGCACCATGCCGCGGCGCTGAACGCGTAG
- a CDS encoding S-(hydroxymethyl)glutathione dehydrogenase/class III alcohol dehydrogenase: MDVRAAVALEAGKPLSIETVHLEGPKAGEVLVELKATGLCHTDDFTLSGQDPEGLFPAILGHEGAGVVVDVGPGVTSVRKGDHVIPLYTPECRQCKSCLSRKTNLCTAIRATQGKGLMPDGTSRFRLGKQAVHHYMGTSTFAQYTVLPEIAVAKIREDAPFDKVCYIGCGVTTGIGAVVYTAKVEAGARVVVFGLGGIGLNVVQAARMVGADQIVGVDINPGRKAMAEKFGLTHFVNPKEVGDDLVPYLVNLTNGGADYSFECIGNVNTMRQALECCHRGWGESIVIGVAGAGQEIKTRPFQLVTGRVWKGSAFGGARGRTDVPKIVDWYMDGKINVDDLITHTLKLEDINKGFELMHKGESIRSVVKYS, from the coding sequence ATGGACGTGCGCGCGGCGGTGGCGCTCGAGGCAGGCAAGCCGTTGAGCATCGAGACGGTTCACCTCGAGGGTCCGAAGGCGGGAGAGGTGCTCGTCGAGCTCAAGGCCACGGGCCTGTGCCACACCGATGACTTCACCCTCTCCGGGCAGGACCCCGAGGGACTCTTCCCCGCCATCCTGGGCCACGAGGGCGCGGGCGTGGTGGTGGACGTGGGGCCGGGCGTGACGTCGGTGCGCAAGGGCGACCACGTCATCCCGCTCTACACGCCGGAGTGCCGGCAATGTAAGTCGTGCCTGTCTCGCAAGACGAACCTGTGTACGGCCATCCGCGCCACGCAGGGCAAGGGGCTGATGCCGGACGGCACCAGCCGCTTCCGTCTGGGGAAGCAGGCGGTGCACCACTACATGGGGACGTCCACCTTCGCGCAGTACACGGTGCTGCCGGAGATCGCCGTGGCGAAGATTCGCGAGGACGCCCCGTTCGACAAGGTCTGCTACATCGGCTGCGGCGTGACGACGGGCATTGGCGCGGTGGTGTACACGGCCAAGGTGGAGGCCGGAGCCCGCGTCGTCGTCTTCGGCCTGGGCGGCATCGGGCTCAACGTGGTGCAGGCGGCGCGGATGGTGGGCGCGGACCAGATTGTCGGCGTGGACATCAACCCCGGGCGCAAGGCCATGGCGGAGAAGTTCGGCCTCACCCACTTCGTCAACCCGAAGGAAGTCGGTGACGACCTGGTGCCCTACCTCGTCAACCTGACGAACGGCGGCGCGGACTACAGCTTCGAGTGCATCGGCAACGTGAACACCATGCGCCAGGCGCTGGAGTGCTGCCACCGGGGCTGGGGCGAGAGCATCGTCATCGGCGTGGCGGGCGCGGGGCAGGAGATCAAGACGCGCCCGTTCCAGCTCGTCACGGGGCGCGTGTGGAAGGGCAGCGCGTTTGGTGGCGCGCGCGGCCGCACGGACGTGCCCAAGATCGTCGACTGGTACATGGACGGGAAGATCAACGTCGATGACCTCATCACGCACACCCTGAAGCTCGAGGACATCAACAAGGGCTTCGAGCTGATGCACAAGGGCGAGTCCATCCGCAGCGTGGTGAAGTACTCATGA
- a CDS encoding tetratricopeptide repeat protein, whose translation MKRLARVGLVFGVLALGGTVVGCADKENEAAKQHRIKASNHMAKKEYKEAAEAYALSLQADPKQEKVWEKKAFAHIELGEIDKASEAVLKILEFKTTPAEKAEIYRTLASIYMKGGTLDDAEKYFNESLKLEPKDEASLGWIAEIYAQRGGARSMSAPIVKADLEKSLSYYDQVIAINPNSANTYLNKRVVMGRMMEYERQQMEMAKSEAVENAKDPKIVEEANARAAEHLKQMEAYNSQFADMTKKFSDAQKATKAQAANQK comes from the coding sequence ATGAAGCGACTGGCTCGAGTCGGTCTGGTCTTTGGAGTTCTGGCCCTCGGCGGCACCGTGGTGGGCTGTGCCGACAAGGAGAACGAGGCGGCCAAGCAGCACCGCATCAAGGCCTCCAACCACATGGCCAAGAAGGAGTACAAGGAGGCCGCCGAGGCCTACGCCCTGTCGCTCCAGGCCGACCCCAAGCAGGAGAAGGTCTGGGAGAAGAAGGCCTTCGCCCACATCGAGCTGGGTGAGATCGACAAGGCCTCCGAGGCCGTCCTGAAGATCCTCGAGTTCAAGACGACGCCCGCCGAGAAGGCGGAGATCTACCGGACGCTCGCCAGCATCTACATGAAGGGCGGCACGCTCGACGACGCCGAGAAGTACTTCAACGAGTCCCTCAAGCTGGAGCCGAAGGACGAGGCCTCGCTGGGTTGGATCGCGGAGATCTACGCGCAGCGCGGTGGCGCGCGCTCCATGTCGGCGCCCATCGTCAAGGCCGACCTGGAGAAGTCGCTGAGCTATTACGACCAGGTCATCGCCATCAACCCGAACTCCGCCAACACGTACCTCAACAAGCGCGTCGTGATGGGCCGCATGATGGAGTACGAGCGGCAGCAGATGGAGATGGCGAAGTCGGAGGCGGTGGAGAACGCGAAGGACCCCAAGATCGTCGAGGAGGCCAACGCCCGCGCCGCCGAGCACCTGAAGCAGATGGAGGCCTACAACTCGCAGTTCGCTGACATGACGAAGAAGTTCAGCGACGCGCAGAAGGCCACCAAGGCGCAGGCGGCCAACCAGAAGTAG
- a CDS encoding alkaline phosphatase D family protein, translating into MTLLTRRTVLQGLALTAAGCASTRPLPAPRPGPSLPLGAQLGDVRTGAVSVWGKADRASRLIVEWSEDARLEKGVHRVEGGLLTAATDFTGVVDLAGLPAGRELFVRVLAEDGGSTGEEWRGRFLTASEAARDVCFAWSADVCGQGWGINPEWGGYRGFAALRALRPDFFLHVGDVIYADNPLLPEVVVPDGRVWRNLVTPAKSKVAETLEEMRGNFAYNFLDDSLRAFAREVPIAYQWDDHEVRNNWFHSRTVAEDPRYTQVPDDGVLAARARQAFFEYTPVGGAARAEGRIHRQLSQGPLLDVFIPDVRAFRGPNSVNRQERQGPETAFLGRAQLDGLKQALASSKATWKVIATSMPLGLIVPAEKLGEGSWRMEAWANGPGAPLGRELELAELLSFLKERKVRNVVFLTADVHYPAMHQYHPDRARFRDFDPFWEFVAGPLNAGTFGSMPLDETFGPEVRWQKPATVMNAAPWEGQQYFGSVRIQGNSGVMTVAIHDLSGKALHQVELEPVR; encoded by the coding sequence ATGACCCTCCTGACCCGACGTACCGTGCTCCAGGGGCTCGCCCTCACCGCGGCGGGCTGTGCCTCGACACGCCCCCTGCCCGCGCCGCGTCCCGGCCCGTCGCTGCCCCTGGGGGCTCAGCTCGGCGATGTGCGCACCGGCGCCGTCTCCGTGTGGGGCAAGGCGGACCGCGCCTCGCGCCTCATCGTGGAGTGGAGCGAGGACGCCCGGCTCGAGAAGGGGGTGCATCGGGTGGAGGGCGGCCTGCTCACGGCGGCGACCGACTTCACGGGCGTGGTGGACCTCGCGGGCCTGCCGGCCGGGCGCGAGCTCTTCGTGCGAGTGCTCGCGGAGGATGGGGGCTCGACGGGGGAGGAGTGGCGAGGGCGGTTCCTCACGGCGTCGGAGGCCGCTCGGGACGTGTGCTTCGCGTGGAGCGCGGACGTGTGCGGCCAGGGGTGGGGCATCAACCCGGAGTGGGGCGGGTACCGAGGTTTCGCCGCCCTGCGGGCGCTGCGTCCGGACTTCTTCCTCCACGTCGGCGACGTCATCTACGCGGACAACCCGCTGCTGCCGGAGGTCGTCGTCCCGGATGGTCGGGTGTGGCGCAACCTGGTGACGCCCGCGAAGTCGAAGGTGGCGGAGACGCTGGAGGAGATGCGCGGGAACTTCGCCTACAATTTCCTCGACGACTCGCTGCGGGCCTTCGCGCGCGAGGTGCCCATCGCGTACCAGTGGGATGACCACGAGGTCCGCAACAACTGGTTCCACAGCCGCACCGTCGCGGAGGACCCTCGGTACACGCAGGTGCCGGACGACGGTGTCCTCGCGGCGCGAGCAAGGCAGGCCTTCTTCGAGTACACCCCCGTGGGCGGCGCCGCGCGCGCGGAAGGACGCATCCACCGGCAGTTGTCACAGGGCCCGTTGCTGGACGTGTTCATCCCCGACGTGCGGGCCTTCCGAGGGCCCAACTCCGTCAACCGCCAGGAGCGGCAGGGGCCGGAGACGGCGTTCCTGGGACGCGCGCAGCTGGACGGCCTCAAGCAGGCGCTGGCGTCGTCGAAGGCCACGTGGAAGGTGATTGCGACCAGCATGCCGCTGGGGCTCATCGTCCCCGCGGAGAAGCTGGGGGAAGGCTCCTGGCGGATGGAGGCCTGGGCCAACGGACCCGGGGCACCGCTGGGGCGTGAGCTGGAGCTGGCGGAGCTGCTCTCGTTCCTGAAGGAGCGCAAGGTCCGCAACGTGGTGTTCCTCACTGCGGACGTCCACTACCCGGCCATGCACCAGTACCACCCGGACCGGGCACGCTTCCGCGACTTCGACCCGTTCTGGGAGTTCGTCGCGGGGCCGCTCAACGCGGGCACGTTCGGGTCCATGCCGTTGGATGAGACCTTCGGCCCGGAGGTGCGGTGGCAGAAGCCGGCGACGGTGATGAACGCCGCGCCTTGGGAAGGGCAGCAGTACTTCGGCAGCGTGCGCATCCAGGGGAACAGCGGCGTGATGACCGTCGCCATCCACGACCTCTCCGGCAAGGCGCTGCACCAGGTGGAGCTGGAGCCTGTCCGCTGA